Within the Prochlorococcus sp. MIT 1300 genome, the region CACGCAAAGCGCTATAAACTAATTGATGTTGACGTACAAGAGAAAGTCCAGCAAATGACTCAGAAATAACATTTACCTGTAAGTGGTCACCTCCTCCATTTAGATCTTCAACTGAAACTTTTGCATCTGGTAAAACACGCCGGATAGCTGTGCTTACTTCGTTTGCTTGAACCATGAGTGACTAAAAAAAGATGGAAAACCTAGTCATTGCTATAAAGCAATTTTAATCAAAGGATACTCAATTAGCCGCGGAATATGGAGTCTCTACAAAACCTAATTCCAAAAGCCTCTGATATGCCTTTTGCCCCTCTGGCTTAACAGGAGTCATTAATCGGACAACCTCCACTAGTACAGGTACAGCAATTTCCGGCTGATCCATTCGACGGAAAAGTGCAGCGAGGCGAAGGTTTGTATTTGCTAACAATCTCATGGCTTCTCGTCCTTTCTGATCCATTTCTCGAGGGATCCGCGCATCTAAACCACGAAAAGATCCACTGATGTCTCTGTAAAACGAAAGCAATTGCTTGGAAGCATTTCTAGATTTGTCGTAATACCGACGAGCTTCTTCCAAATCTCCTCTTGCAGATGCAGCATCACCTTTCTTAAGGAGACTATTAACTGCAGAAACATTGAAGCCATTGACTTCCTCTGCCAAGACCCTCGTAGCAGTTGTCGAAGATTTCTCCTCTGGTGAACAACCTGAGAAAAGAGCCAAGCCTGCCAAAAGTGCCAAGGCCGTCATCGGTAGGCGACAACGCATCGATTTGATTTGTATTTACAAAACAACTTTAGAGTGAATTAGAAAGTCGACCAACTGCGCTAAGGGCAGCTTGTTCAGCTGCATGCATACTCAAAGCCAACTTGTCATTAAAGTTGTTTGCAGCATTTCTACCGGTGCTAGAAACCATTAATGGCTCTTCGAAACAAATTGCGGCACGTCCAAAAGGCTTAGGAACTGCTTCGCTATATCCAATCCCAACTGGCACTACTTGAACATCAACACCCTTTCCATGAGCCAACTGTGCTAAACGAGCAAGCCCCTGTTTAAGCCGAATAGCCTTACCAGTTCGATTAATTTTGCCTTCAGGGAAAACCACAAGTTGCTGACCATCAACCATTAAATCAATGGCATATCTCAATGTGGCTAAGGAAGGCCGAGCCTGATCTACAGGGAAGCATCCAAGCCTATGAAGGAACCAACCTTGAATACCTTTCATCTCAGTTCTAGTGACCATGAACCTACAGTCCCTTCCTGTGACCCTTCTTCCAGCAGCCATTGGCAACATAAGTCCATCCCATCTAGCTCGATGAGTTGGAGCAAGCAGAACAGGCCCTGCAGATGGCAAATGTTCCTTTCCTAGAACAAGTCTTTGCCTAAAGAAATTACGCAAAACCAAATCCTGCGTAGTCACCATGGCAAGTGGGCTCCAAAAGGGATCCACCCCAAGACATAAATTTGTTTCTCGGGTCTTTAAATCCCGGGACACATTTTAAAAGCGATCCAATCCAACAAACTTAACGTCGATATATAGGCTTCACTCCACTTGAAAGGGCAGTTGAGTTAGCGGCCAAGTACAAAAAAACACTTACCAAGCGAAAGTTCTCAATAGAATCCAGATCAGAGACAAAACCTTATGGCAAAACTCGGGGTAAATATCGACCATATCGCGAGTGTGCGCCAAGCAAGGCGTACCGTTGAGCCTGATCCTGTCAATTTGGCGTTTATTGCCGAACTTGGAGGGGCTGACAGCATCACTGTTCACCTCAGAGAAGATCGACGACATATACAAGACCGTGATGTGCGACTACTTAGGAAAACAATTCGAACGCAATTAAACCTAGAGATGGCCCCTACAGACGAAATGGTGAATATTGCTCTTAATGTTTGCCCTGATATGGTAACTCTAGTGCCAGAAAGAAGAGAAGAAATAACAACCGAAGGGGGATTAGATATTATTGTAAACCAAATTTATATCAAGGAAGTGATTTCTAAGTTGCAAGATGAATCAATACCAGTAAGTTTATTTGTAGATCCTAGTTATGATCAAATTCAAGCTTCAGCAGATACTGGAGCTGATTTTGTTGAGTTGCATACAGGTTGTTATGCAGAAGCTTCCACCAAAGAAAGAGTCAAACAACTCTCCTTGATAAAAGAAGCAACGGCAATATCTCAATCATTAGGTTTAGGAGTAAACGCAGGGCATGGTCTTACATACCAAAATGTTTCCGCAATAGCAGAAATCAGAGGTATACAGGAATTAAATATTGGCCACACAATTATTGCAAGGTCCTTAGCCGTCGGCCTTAAAGAAGCAGTGCAAGAAATGAAAGCCTTAATAAGTGGTAAAGGGAGCAACTACATCAGGAATCATCGAAACAATCATTCAAAAGAACCTTGTTAAAGGTTTATCGCAGCAACCGAGCAGAATGGTTGGCTCAATTACTTTCTGAAAAACTACGTCTAGAACCTCCTGGGATTTTTGAGAAAGTAGAAATAGTCGTGAATACTTGGCCTACAAGTCGTTGGTTAGGGGAACAGATCTCAATTACAAATGGGATAAATGCATTAGTAAGATTTCCCTTTCCAGGTACATATTTAAAACAACTAGTCAAAATAATCCTTAATGAAGATCTAGATATTGAAGACCCGTGGAAAGGCAACCGATTGGTTTGGGAAGTTATAGATCTTCTACCAAACCTACTAGAAACTGATCAAGGTAGATCCCTTCGCGAATGGTCTAAGCAACAGACTTATAAAGAGGGTTTATTGAATAGATCTAAATGGCAATTAGCAAATAGTATTGCAAATCTTTTTGATGACTATGTTCTATATCGTCCTGAACTATTAATGAACTGGTCTAGACATAATAAAAATCCAAAACCAAGAAATCTTACATCGAGTTTCCTTTGGCAGCCGGTTCTCTATCAAATGCTTGAAGAGAAAATAGAAACTGATCCATTCGGAGTAAAAGTCAAAAAGGCAATTCAAAAACTTAAAGAAGGCAAAGTTCCACACGCAAAGCTTCCAAAGAATATACGACTATTTGGGATTAGCAGCCTTGCTCCGATTCAAATAGAACTTATTCAAGCAATTTCTGGCTACACAAATGTCGAGATATATCTACTCACACCTTGCCCCAACCTGTGGCAAAGACATCCAATTGGAAGCCGGGAATTCAGTCAAAAACTAGGAGTTATTAACGACTTGCGTCCAGAAGGTCTCGAAAAGAAATTCGGACGGATGGCATCAGAGTTTCAACAGTTATTAGAAGGTAGTGGAGAAAACCAGCTAGGGGCTTATGAAGAGAAGGATCTATTCGCCGCTCCTATTAGTATGGCAACAGAAAAAGGAAGGCTGCCAACGTTATTAGAGCAACAACAGCAGCAATTAGTCATCGAAAATGAAGTCCAAGAAATTAAAACTAATTCCAAGGATAGTTCCTTGTTATTCATGTCTTGCCCAGGAGATATTAGACAAATTCAATTAATAAGGGATCAAATCCTGCAATGGTTTGCAGGAGACGCAACATTACAGCCTAAAGATGTATTAATAATGACACCTAAGATCAATAATTATGCACCACTAATATCCTCAGTATTTAATGACACATCAGCAACGGGTATAAAAATTCCATGGCGCATTACTGACCGTAGTCAACAAGAGTCTCCTGGAGTCATCAAAGGATTCATAGAGATACTTGAATTAGCTGAAGGACGACTTACTGCCACATCGCTAAAATCACTTATAAGCAATCCGTCAATATTAGAAAAATATAGACTAACGAGGATAGATGTAAACGAATTAAACAACTGTCTACAAAAAACAGGTTTTCGCTGGGGACTCGATAGAAAAGAGAGGAAGGGAGATGAAACACATAGTCTTAAATGGTGTTTAGATAGATGGCTTCTTGGCTTAGTACTACCACCAACCCTAGGAGCATCAGCTGATGAAACAGCTCCATTCTCAGAAGGGGTCACAATTAATCAACTAGCCAAATGGTGGAATCTCATATCAAACATTACCAAGACTATCGAGCTACTAAGAATCAACAGGTACGCCAATGAATGGATCGAAGTTCTACAAAATCTTATTGAAGACTTATTTGATGATTCGGATTCCTGGGCTTGGGAGAAACAATGTCTTCTTACTGAAATTGAAAACTGGAGAGAAGTATCAACAAATTGTAAGTTAAAGATTGGAGCATCAACAGTAGCAGATATTTTAAGTAGAGAAATCTCCTTACAGACAGGAAGGTTTGGTCACAGAAGTGGTGCTTTAACTATTAGTGAGTTAGAGCCAATGAGAGCAATCCCTCATAGAGTTATCGTTTTAATGGGACTAGATGCAGGGTTATTCCCAAGGTACAGAGAGCGACCTGGCTTTGACTTATTAAATCAAAAATGGGAATTAGGGGATCCAAGGAGTAATGACCAAGATCGCTATATTCTCTTAGAAGCACTCATTTCAGCCAGACAACACCTACTTATAACCTGGAATAGTAGAAATGAAAAAACAGGTGAGGTCAAACCCTTATCGACACCAATTCAACAATGGCTGAAAAAGTTGGAGAATGAACTTGAGCCAGAATCTTTTGAAAATATATACAAGCGGCCTGACCCTAATCCACTAAGTCGAAAGAATTTTCTTTCTCAAAATGGGTGTTTTCCAATTAGTTGTGATCGAAGAAATCTGGAAGCACGAAAGTTGATTGATAAAGGAATTAGCACAAAACCAATTGCAATTGCGATACCTTTAAAATGGGACTCAAATTTTAGAATCAAAAGTAATCAAAAGATTTCATATGAACAATTAAAAAATTGGCTAATAGCTCCACAACGAATTTGGCTAGATACGATGCAATTAAGACCCAGAGAATGGGTGGACAGGGTAGAAGACTTAGAGGCTCTAGAATTAAATGAATTACAAAGACAAAGTCTATTAAGAGAGAAGTTAGACCAACTGACAAAGAACCAATCATCGATTGATGAGTCAATAGAAATCAATGAATTTAATAATGACTGGGAGTACCTCTATCAAGGCCGGGGAATACTACCGCCAAAATCTGCTGCGAAACTAGAGTCGGAAAGATTAAATGAACGTTGGTATGGCTTATTCAAATCAATTAAAGAGATAGGTTCATTTAATGTTAAGGAGCTTCTAGTCGAAAATGATATGAGGAAATTCATTTTTGCAGGAGATCACATGATAATAGTTCAACTAGGGAAATATAATGCGAAGGGGATAATGCAAGGATGGTTAAATCATCTCTATCTTTGCAGAAATGAAGAACATACAAAAACTACAATCTTATTATCAAGAAGTTTATCTAAAAACAAATCTAATGATTATACAAGATCTGCCACTTGGAAACCGGTAGACTCTAATGAAGCTGCAAAGCAGATTGAAAGCTTGAAATCTCTAACATATCAAGGAACAACAACTTGTTGGCCAATACCGCCTGAAAGTGGATGGGCACTTTGCAGAGGTAAAATAGATTCAACAGAGAAAGGTGAAAAGCTCTTTCGTCAAACATGGGAAGGCAACTTTAAGCTAAAGGGTGAAAAGGCCAAGCCAGAAATGGAACTTTGCTTCGGAACCAACTACGATGCTTCAGAAATCTTAAGTAATCAATATTTCAATGAGGCATATTGCTCTCTTTACGAACCTTTGTCAAAAGCATTGCTTAGATAAATATCGATCTTACTGAACACTAAAATAAAACATGTATCAGGTACATCACTTTTATTTAAAAATTAGTAAAGATAGTCTTTTATTGATTGGCTTGCTCCAAAGTAATAGTTAAATTTAGTAGGAAGGGCAAATTCTTGTAATCTAAAAGTGAACCATAACGAACTCAAGAATGCACTCTCTGGCTGGGGTTTTAGCTGGAGTGGATTAATTTACAACAAGCAGGGTGAATGGTGGTTAATTTGTCAATTATTGCTAATTGGAGCACATCTAATCCCACTTTTAATGCATCAACACATTCCGATAAGAAATTGGCCCATTTATTTAAGCCTTGTAGGATCAATAATTTTTTTTCTTGGCATCTTATTAGCTATAAGAGCCTTATCAAGCCTAGGTGAAAGCCTCTCACCACTCCCAGATCCAAAACAAAATGCCAAGCTTGTTACCAACAGAGCATATAGGCTGTGTCGGCATCCTTTATATCAGTCGATATTAATAAGCTCAATAGGTGTTTCTCTAGGAACTGGAAGTCCTATCCATCTAGTACTTTTTTGTCTTCTCTGCATAGTGCTTAAAGGCAAAGCAAAAAGAGAGGAAGAGAAGCTAAGTAAACTACATGGTCATTATGAAGATTACAAAAAAGATACACCCGCAATAATTCCACTAGTTCCTTTTTTGGACTGGCGTCATTAATCCTTAGCCTCGCCAAACAAAAACAACCACTGATTCATGGATAAAACTTTTAACAATCCAGTAAATTTGTTTAAGCCTAACGAATATCCTCTTACACCTGGTGTTCGACTAATTGAAGCTAGTGCAGGAACTGGAAAAACATTTGCACTGGCTCATTTAATTCTTCGTTTGATTACAGAAGGCCAACATGCAATTGACCAGATTTTAGTAGTAACTTTTACGGATGCAGCAGCAGAAGAACTACGATCAAGAGTTTCATGCCGCATAGAAGAGGCAATCGAGGCTATAAGAAAACTGAAAAATGAAAAACAGATCAGCATCGCTGATGAAGTCCTCTCTTGTTGGCTTAAAAAGCATCAAATAATAAATCCAGGTAATAACAAATGGGAGGAGCTGCTGATAAAAGCACAAGAAGGCCTTGACCGAGCTGACATAACAACAATTCATGGATTCTGTCGTCGGGCCTTAAGGCGTGAAGCAATAGAAGCAGGTACGGCAATTGAACCTCGACTTGAAGGAGAAGACAAACAACTAGTAACTGAAGTTGTGCACGAATACTGGAAGGAACAAGTCTTGTCGCTAGAAGCTGAGGATGTCAAAGGACTGATTCAAGCAGGGCTTAATATTGAAAATCTAATAAAGCAACTAATAAGAATTGATAGTGATCCAAGCATTACTTTAGATAGCGAATCTAAAAACCTTGACAAGGACCAAACACTACATAAACAATTCAAGGACTATCTAAAAGATAAATGGATAAAATTTAAATCCTTGTGGCTTGAAGAAGGTTATCAACTTGATCTAGACCTTCGACATTTCGCCGAAGGGCTACGTTCAATAGGAGTTAAAGATACTAAACCATTTAGTCCGAACCCTACTAAGGATAGATATGGGGCTATTCAAGATTGGATCGATTTAAACACTCCAAATATAGAAATTAATAAAGATGTTTCTATACCATTATACGGAAGAATTCGAGATCAAGATATTCTAAGCAACTATTATCACCCTTCTATCTTCTGGAAAAGCTGGAGAAAATTTTACAGCAATACACCAAAACTTCCTAAACAAGAACTACAAGTTGCTATAGCAAACTTATTAGATGGCCCAGCGGAACTTGTATGGAACCATGCCCTACTTTGGGGAATAATAGAGCTTAAAAATAGAAGAAATGAAAGCGGAACTCTTAGTTATAGTGATTTACTATCATCACTAGACCCTAAGAAAGGTGAGAACGAAGAAAATGAGGTGCTAAATAATTGGCAAATGCCTTTAGTAAAGCAAATAAGAAATTATTATGAAGTTGTATTAGTGGACGAATTCCAGGATACAGACCCTGTGCAATGGAGAATCCTTAAACACACTTTTGGCACAAGTCAAAAGCACCTTCTTTTGATGGTAGGAGATCCAAAGCAGGCAATTTATGGTTTCCGAGGTGGAGATCTTGATACATACCTTGAAGCAAGGGACTTTGTCGAACAAGTTGATGAATTAAGAAACAACTATAGAACAACTAATGAGCTAATGATTGGTTTAAATCAATTTATGGAAGCAGGATTAATACGCTCTGGTTTGCCTGTACCATCATTAAAGTCATCGTCAAAAAGAAAGGCTTATTCACTAGATAAGAACAAACACCCATTACAGGTAATTATAAGTAATCCAATGGATAAATCCAAGGATGATGTAAATTTAGTAGAGGAATCTAAGACTACAGTAGAACAAAGAATCCCATTAGTTGTCGCCCACTTAGTCCTTAAACTTCTTAGAACTAATAATCAATTAATTCAGCCGAAGGACATATGTATACTTGTAAGCCGTCATGACCAGGCTGCAAGTATCCAGAACGGCCTAGACATATCAGGAATTCCCACACAACTAATTAGCAGAGGAGATGTTTTAACAAGTGAAGCCTCACAACTCTTACAAAGACTATTAGATTGCCTTGCACGGCCAGGTGACTCTTTCTCTCTAAGGCTTTTAGCCTGTTCTTCATTACTACAATGGAGTCCGACTAAACTTATTGAGGCCGAAATAAATGGAGAACTTGATCAATTAGCACTTAAGTGTAGATATTGGTCCAAGAATCTTTCTTCTATAGGACTTTTTGGATGTTTAGGTGAACTCCTAGAAGGCGAACAAATGGCCGATTTATCACAGCGCGGTCGCCTTCTTAGTGACTTGCATCAATGTGCACAACTAACTCAAACTGAAATTCATACTCAAGACTTAGATGCGGAAAGTGCCTCACAGTGGTTAAGGTTTCAAAGACTGCAAGCTCTTGAAGTCATACCCGAAAGCAGACGACCACATAGCGATGTTGTTGAAAGTGCTGTGAGTGTGTTGACAATTCATAGAAGTAAAGGCCTGGAATACCCAATAGTTATTTGTCCATACTTATGGCAAGCACCTCCAACCCCTGAGGGACCACTATGGAAACATAAAAAAAACAATTCCTGGCAAATTGCCCTAAACACTCACTGGGGGATGGGAGAGCAAGTTGCTCAAGATGCAAAAGCATCCTCACTCCAAGAAGCAGAAAGACTTGCTTATGTAGCACTAACTCGAGCTTCTGACCAGGTTTTAGTGTTGTGGGCAAAAGCTAATAAACAGGAAACTAATCCACTAATGAACTTCTTATTCGGGGGCAAGGTAATAAAAGAACCTTTCGAAAATATTTCATTAAAGATGATGGAGGAGCATCTCAGGGGATTAAACATATCAGTCAGTATTGACTCAAGCCATATAGATAAAGATGAAAAACCATGGGAGCAAGCAAACCCAATAGGTGAACTTAATATAGGTCCAGTACCAGACAAATTAGACACATCATGGGGTCGTAGTAGTTATTCGTCCTGGATATCTAGCAAAGGCAATGAAAATACAATAAAAGATATTAACCCTAGAGAAGCAGAAGAAGGGAGGGATATTGATCAACAAAACCAATTAAATGATTCAAATAATGAGTTACCACTAAAATCATTACCAATAAAGGAAGATTTTACAAATATAAACTGGTCAAAACAAGGTCCACTTGATGAATTCCCTCGAGGTAGCTC harbors:
- a CDS encoding BolA family transcriptional regulator, yielding MVQANEVSTAIRRVLPDAKVSVEDLNGGGDHLQVNVISESFAGLSLVRQHQLVYSALRDELASEAIHALALNTSTPN
- a CDS encoding lysophospholipid acyltransferase family protein; amino-acid sequence: MVTTQDLVLRNFFRQRLVLGKEHLPSAGPVLLAPTHRARWDGLMLPMAAGRRVTGRDCRFMVTRTEMKGIQGWFLHRLGCFPVDQARPSLATLRYAIDLMVDGQQLVVFPEGKINRTGKAIRLKQGLARLAQLAHGKGVDVQVVPVGIGYSEAVPKPFGRAAICFEEPLMVSSTGRNAANNFNDKLALSMHAAEQAALSAVGRLSNSL
- a CDS encoding pyridoxine 5'-phosphate synthase; translated protein: MAKLGVNIDHIASVRQARRTVEPDPVNLAFIAELGGADSITVHLREDRRHIQDRDVRLLRKTIRTQLNLEMAPTDEMVNIALNVCPDMVTLVPERREEITTEGGLDIIVNQIYIKEVISKLQDESIPVSLFVDPSYDQIQASADTGADFVELHTGCYAEASTKERVKQLSLIKEATAISQSLGLGVNAGHGLTYQNVSAIAEIRGIQELNIGHTIIARSLAVGLKEAVQEMKALISGKGSNYIRNHRNNHSKEPC
- a CDS encoding exodeoxyribonuclease V subunit gamma, which produces MLKVYRSNRAEWLAQLLSEKLRLEPPGIFEKVEIVVNTWPTSRWLGEQISITNGINALVRFPFPGTYLKQLVKIILNEDLDIEDPWKGNRLVWEVIDLLPNLLETDQGRSLREWSKQQTYKEGLLNRSKWQLANSIANLFDDYVLYRPELLMNWSRHNKNPKPRNLTSSFLWQPVLYQMLEEKIETDPFGVKVKKAIQKLKEGKVPHAKLPKNIRLFGISSLAPIQIELIQAISGYTNVEIYLLTPCPNLWQRHPIGSREFSQKLGVINDLRPEGLEKKFGRMASEFQQLLEGSGENQLGAYEEKDLFAAPISMATEKGRLPTLLEQQQQQLVIENEVQEIKTNSKDSSLLFMSCPGDIRQIQLIRDQILQWFAGDATLQPKDVLIMTPKINNYAPLISSVFNDTSATGIKIPWRITDRSQQESPGVIKGFIEILELAEGRLTATSLKSLISNPSILEKYRLTRIDVNELNNCLQKTGFRWGLDRKERKGDETHSLKWCLDRWLLGLVLPPTLGASADETAPFSEGVTINQLAKWWNLISNITKTIELLRINRYANEWIEVLQNLIEDLFDDSDSWAWEKQCLLTEIENWREVSTNCKLKIGASTVADILSREISLQTGRFGHRSGALTISELEPMRAIPHRVIVLMGLDAGLFPRYRERPGFDLLNQKWELGDPRSNDQDRYILLEALISARQHLLITWNSRNEKTGEVKPLSTPIQQWLKKLENELEPESFENIYKRPDPNPLSRKNFLSQNGCFPISCDRRNLEARKLIDKGISTKPIAIAIPLKWDSNFRIKSNQKISYEQLKNWLIAPQRIWLDTMQLRPREWVDRVEDLEALELNELQRQSLLREKLDQLTKNQSSIDESIEINEFNNDWEYLYQGRGILPPKSAAKLESERLNERWYGLFKSIKEIGSFNVKELLVENDMRKFIFAGDHMIIVQLGKYNAKGIMQGWLNHLYLCRNEEHTKTTILLSRSLSKNKSNDYTRSATWKPVDSNEAAKQIESLKSLTYQGTTTCWPIPPESGWALCRGKIDSTEKGEKLFRQTWEGNFKLKGEKAKPEMELCFGTNYDASEILSNQYFNEAYCSLYEPLSKALLR
- a CDS encoding isoprenylcysteine carboxylmethyltransferase family protein; the encoded protein is MNHNELKNALSGWGFSWSGLIYNKQGEWWLICQLLLIGAHLIPLLMHQHIPIRNWPIYLSLVGSIIFFLGILLAIRALSSLGESLSPLPDPKQNAKLVTNRAYRLCRHPLYQSILISSIGVSLGTGSPIHLVLFCLLCIVLKGKAKREEEKLSKLHGHYEDYKKDTPAIIPLVPFLDWRH
- a CDS encoding UvrD-helicase domain-containing protein yields the protein MDKTFNNPVNLFKPNEYPLTPGVRLIEASAGTGKTFALAHLILRLITEGQHAIDQILVVTFTDAAAEELRSRVSCRIEEAIEAIRKLKNEKQISIADEVLSCWLKKHQIINPGNNKWEELLIKAQEGLDRADITTIHGFCRRALRREAIEAGTAIEPRLEGEDKQLVTEVVHEYWKEQVLSLEAEDVKGLIQAGLNIENLIKQLIRIDSDPSITLDSESKNLDKDQTLHKQFKDYLKDKWIKFKSLWLEEGYQLDLDLRHFAEGLRSIGVKDTKPFSPNPTKDRYGAIQDWIDLNTPNIEINKDVSIPLYGRIRDQDILSNYYHPSIFWKSWRKFYSNTPKLPKQELQVAIANLLDGPAELVWNHALLWGIIELKNRRNESGTLSYSDLLSSLDPKKGENEENEVLNNWQMPLVKQIRNYYEVVLVDEFQDTDPVQWRILKHTFGTSQKHLLLMVGDPKQAIYGFRGGDLDTYLEARDFVEQVDELRNNYRTTNELMIGLNQFMEAGLIRSGLPVPSLKSSSKRKAYSLDKNKHPLQVIISNPMDKSKDDVNLVEESKTTVEQRIPLVVAHLVLKLLRTNNQLIQPKDICILVSRHDQAASIQNGLDISGIPTQLISRGDVLTSEASQLLQRLLDCLARPGDSFSLRLLACSSLLQWSPTKLIEAEINGELDQLALKCRYWSKNLSSIGLFGCLGELLEGEQMADLSQRGRLLSDLHQCAQLTQTEIHTQDLDAESASQWLRFQRLQALEVIPESRRPHSDVVESAVSVLTIHRSKGLEYPIVICPYLWQAPPTPEGPLWKHKKNNSWQIALNTHWGMGEQVAQDAKASSLQEAERLAYVALTRASDQVLVLWAKANKQETNPLMNFLFGGKVIKEPFENISLKMMEEHLRGLNISVSIDSSHIDKDEKPWEQANPIGELNIGPVPDKLDTSWGRSSYSSWISSKGNENTIKDINPREAEEGRDIDQQNQLNDSNNELPLKSLPIKEDFTNINWSKQGPLDEFPRGSSAGECLHKILEQINFTISINKQDANQIIEKELRNTGIDLCHVKAIKETLDRLLSLPIGGALQNLKFNELNERRRIHELKFDLPIRQKGKSINSEDIANAFKLNSSSRFGNSYIDEIKKLNINSKGFLVGAIDLVFCDEEDVQNGRWWVVDWKSNWIGESSTEEKDANCGPFFYDNESMERQMIYHHYPLQAHLYLVALHRFLKWRLPSYIPKKHLGGYVYVFLRGLPKRSEIDENNLKNKLPGLIVEPCPTERILRIDEVINGHDK